In one window of Myxocyprinus asiaticus isolate MX2 ecotype Aquarium Trade chromosome 43, UBuf_Myxa_2, whole genome shotgun sequence DNA:
- the LOC127433164 gene encoding T-cell leukemia homeobox protein 3-like has product MVRMDRAPSSSPSGTSQTSQPIQHEPISFGIDQILSGTDQESQQNSTRNNSETSSSSSGGSYHLGSPTGESATPYTTLTGTFYGLAGQYEESSPYGVNLTLAAGGVIRVPAHRPLAAAVPPPMASAVPGLGSLSFPWMDNSQHFAKDRFAAALTPFTVARRIGHPYQNRTPPKRKKPRTSFSRVQICELEKRFHRQKYLASAERAALAKTLKMTDAQVKTWFQNRRTKWRRQTAEEREAERQQANRLMIQLQHDAFQKSLTDSVPTDPLCIHNSSLFALQNLQPWASDESGKLGGVTALV; this is encoded by the exons ATGGTGAGGATGGACCGAGCCCCAAGCTCCAGCCCAAGTGGCACCAGTCAAACATCACAACCTATCCAGCATGAACCCATCAGCTTCGGCATTGATCAGATTCTCAGCGGTACCGACCAAGAGTCACAACAGAACTCAACGAGGAATAATTCCGAGACCAGCAGTAGTTCGAGCGGAGGCAGTTACCATCTCGGCAGTCCAACGGGAGAAAGCGCAACGCCTTACACGACACTAACCGGCACATTTTACGGTCTCGCGGGTCAATATGAGGAGTCCAGTCCGTATGGAGTGAACTTGACCCTTGCGGCCGGAGGAGTGATTAGGGTCCCGGCTCACAGGCCCTTAGCCGCGGCCGTGCCCCCACCCATGGCCAGCGCGGTACCCGGACTTGGGAGCCTCAGTTTTCCCTGGATGGACAACAGCCAACACTTTGCAAAAGACAGATTTGCAG CAGCCCTTACGCCTTTCACTGTGGCTCGGCGTATTGGTCATCCGTACCAGAACCGCACACCACCTAAGAGAAAGAAGCCCCGCACATCCTTCTCTCGAgtgcagatctgtgagctggagAAACGCTTCCACAGACAAAAATACCTGGCCAGCGCTGAGCGAGCTGCCCTGGCCAAAACTCTAAAGATGACAGATGCCCAGGTCAAAACCTGGTTTCAGAACCGCAGAACCAAATGGAg ACGGCAAACAGCAGAGGAAAGGGAAGCAGAGCGTCAACAGGCCAATCGGCTGATGATCCAACTCCAGCACGATGCTTTCCAGAAGTCCTTGACCGACTCAGTACCAACTGACCCACTCTGCATCCACAACTCCTCACTGTTCGCCCTGCAGAATCTACAGCCTTGGGCCAGTGACGAGAGTGGAAAGCTTGGGGGAGTGACAGCACTTGTATGA